The Polyodon spathula isolate WHYD16114869_AA unplaced genomic scaffold, ASM1765450v1 scaffolds_839, whole genome shotgun sequence genome contains the following window.
GAAGAGGAACTCCAGCAATCACAGGGCTAAAGGGCATGGCTTTAGTGTCGGGCAACTAGAACTGAACTGAAACCCCAGTGTTGAAGTCTTTGCTGTTAGAACCACTGAGAAGGATTGCAAAGACCTCTAGTCGTTTGTCATCGAATGTGTGCCTTTTATTgtttctaaaaactgtttgttacaAGAGAGTGTTCCATACATCAGGACAGGGTAAGGGGACAGTGACAGGAACATGAAATTTCAAGCCGGTTTTATCCGCGGTGTGAACAAATGTTTTGGAGACTGTTTAAGAATTTGATTCCTGTTGTTCCAGGTGGCAGGGCCAGTACCATTGGGGAGTCTCCTATCAGGGCCTGAGCACGTCATCGCTGGCGAGACCCGCACCCTCTCCTCACAAGGAACTCTCTGTGGTGCTGAGCAGCAGTGAGACAGAGAAGGTTAAGCAAGCTCTGGTGCCCCTGTGTGGCCGGAGGATGTATCACGCCTCAGGAGCCGGCTATAAGGTTCTCTGTGTAATTCTGGGCCTGGTGGACGCATATGTCTTTTCTGAAGACACGACCTTCAAGTGGGACTCCTGCGGCCCTCACGCCATCCTGCGCTCCCTGGGGGGAGGGGTGGCAGACCTGGCAAGCTGCCTGAGTCACCCGCACGGGGGTCTGCCCGAACTGAAGTACCACCAGCCACGGCATGGGGTGCAGGGGGCAGAGAGGTGGGCGAACCACGGGGGCTTGGTGGCTTTCCTCTCTGAGAAGCATTTGAAAGAGATTCTCAGCGCTCTGTCTGGAAGCGTGCTGCAGTAGCTGCTTGTGCAGGGGTTGGGAACGAGAGGGGTTGTGTTTaaagtgtagctaacaaaacagatttaaaacatggtagctggtactacacttgggaaagccatgctttcagttagggGTGCACTTCCACGGTCACCTGCAGGGTGGAATTATACCCAGCCCTTCACTGGCTTCTGCCATCAACCAACCACTTTCCTATTGGCTGGTCCAGCCAGTTACATGACTCAAAGTCACTGCTGAGGTGatctaggaagtgcaagtgtagcAGATGTTTTTAATGAGGAATATAAACTTTCTTTAACTTCTTGTAGTACCACATGTCATGTTTGAAAATGATTGCCTGTTAAAACTGCTCCTTTGAGATGAGCTAGCAGAAGTGAAAACAGGATGCATGGAATAATTCTGAATTGAAGAGAGTTATCTGATAAGTGGATATGTGCTGACTGTACTGTATTAActtatacatcatgttttaaaatgtcatgtttgCAGGAAACTGGTTCCTGGTCCAAGATAGCTGGTAGCCAAATGTCCATTATAGTAAACTGTATGGCATGGTTAGGTTTGGAAGGTTTTTAGAACATTAGGATTTGTTAAAAGTGATCTCAAGTATGATAGAACTAGACACGGTCAGGGCTACAGTTGCTCACGGCAACAGAACAGGATGTTTCTCCCGAGCGGCTGAGCGCAGCTATCAGCGCAGGGTTTGCATCTCATACTCAacaaacccaaacaaaggaaGTGTGTCGTCATGTAGCCAGGAGGTGTGTGTGGAGAAGAAACCGACAGGGAAATCACTGCCATTGTGGCTCATTTCCTTTCATACAGGTGAAGCACACACGTGACATTTTCGTCAGTTTTCGTCACATTTTCTAATAGTTTGACTAGTCGCCACTTcaaaaaatataaactgtatttaatttgataatgtctggtgcgCTATTTATGAATGTAACACTTTGCTGTGTGTactatttattaaagttataaaATCTAATTTATGTGTTAATGGATTGGAACCGCACATCATCTGAAACCACAACTCCATCTGAAACCACACGCCTCCTGAAACCACAACTCCATCTGAAACCACAACTCCACCTGAAACCACACGCCTCCTGAAACCACAACTCCATCTGAAACCACAActccatctgaaactgcacacCTCCTTAAACCACAActccatctgaaactgcacacCTCCTGAAACCACAACTCCATGAAACCACAACTCCTCCTGAAACCACAActccatctgaaactgcacaaACTCCATCTGAAACCACAACTCCAAACCTGAAACCACACTCCATCTGAAACCACAActccatctgaaactgcacacctcctgaaaccacaactccatctgaaactgcacacctcctgaaaccacaactccatctgaaactgcacacctcctgaaaccacaactccatctgaaactgcacaaCTCCTTCTGAAACTGCACACCTCCTGAAACCACAACTCCATCTGAAACTGCACGCCTCCTGAAACCACAActccatctgaaactgcacacCTCCTGAAACCACAACTCCATCTGAAACCACAACTCCTCCTGAAACCACAACTCCATCTGAAACCACACTCCTCCTGAAACCACAACTCCATCTGAAACTGCACGCCTCCTGAAACCACAACTCCATCTGAAACCACAACTCCATGAAACCACAACTCCTCCTGAAACCACAACTCCATCTGAAACCACAACTCCATCTGAAACTGCACGCCTCCTGAAACCACAActccatctgaaactgcacacctcctgaaaccacaactccatctgaaactgcacgcctcctgaaaccacaactccatctgaaaccacaactccatctgaaactgcacgcctcctgaaaccacaactccatctgaaactgcacacCTCCTGAAACCACAACTCCATCTGAAACTGCACGCCTCCTGAAACCACAACTCCATCTGAAACCATCCTCCTGAAACCACAActccatctgaaactgcacacCTCCTGAAACCACAACTCCGTCTGAAACCACAACTCCATCTGAAACTGCACGCCTCCTGAAACCACAACTCCATCTGAAACCACAACTCCATCTGAAACTGCACGCCTCCTGAAACCACAACTCCATCTGAAACTGCACGCCTCCTGAAACCACAACTCCATCTGAAACTGCACGCCTCCTGAAACCACAACTCCATCTGAGGCAACTCTTATCCTGAAACTAACTCTAGCTGAAACCACTACTCCATCCTGAAACCGCAACTCCATCTGAAACCACGCGCTTCACAATCACGTGACCATTAGTTGACGGCCAGATTCTGAATTCCGCTATTCACAGCTGCCCTGATACTTTTTGGTTTGTCTGTTCAACAGTTTTAGGGCTAGAATTTGTTGGTTTTCAACTTTTAGTTCCGAGTAATGATTTAGACTGCCCTTAAAATGGGTTTTGTTACCTTTCCCgacaatgctttaaaaaacattcctGCTAAAACTCAGGTTCATTCCAGCCCAGCAGCCAGTTTACACTCTGGGTGTTTAATCCAGCCTGAGTAATGGGGTATCAGCAGTGCTACCCCAAATCATTCAGTGCAGATAACTATAGAggcattatatttattatatgtactgtatttctagTTTGAGAGGGTGGGGTTGAGGGTAGATGCTGGTGGTTAAAACTAccctttttaatataaatatttaaaagttttaaaatgtagatcTTTAGACATTAGTAATTATTCTggtaatggtattttttttaatatatttctgtattttgtgcTGCCATTATTGGTTATGCTGTAcagtataatgaaaaataaactgttattctCAACCAGCGAGCTTCCAGTATTGAGTGTTTGTTAGTTCAAGGGAAGTCGCATTCAAGTTGTATTCATCGTCCCTGAATTCTGGTCCTCAGTTAAACTACACATAGCTACCAAACTAATTCCAGTGAATCACACATGCAATAGCATCACTTCATGAATCTCACTTTTTCTGTGTGAAAGAGGCTCATATTATGTTAACGTGTGTTTGATTAAGGGGTATTTTTTCATGGCGTTCATAAATCAGTAAGACTGGTGAAGGGCTCCTGCACTGGAAGAAACTCACCCAACACAAGAGAGTTGCTTCAGGATCCTTACAGGAAAATAACAGAAATCGGAATGGTTTGGTGTGCGAGCCTCCTCCTGACCAAATTAACAGATTCCTCTTTACTGCGGTGGGTCAGGGGGTTCAAAATGTAAACTCGGCTCTTTGAGTGTAGAGAAGCCCCAGGCCAGTAAACTTTCATATCCAGTAACACAGTCAGTTTTTGTATCTACAGGTGAGTGTTTCAGTCTAAAGCAGTAATTCTGTGTTTTAATCAATGTTAGAAGCAAGTGTCAAAAAAATGTCTCAATCATAGGTGTCTAACTTTGTTTAGAAGTGGAGGGTAAAGTAAAAGGACTAACAGCCGAACGCAGAgaagcaaatgtatttatatttacaatttaGAACCTTTAAGAAACCAAGCAGACTTTGCTGTTGTGAAGTTACAGTTTTAGTCATTGCAAACCGACACAATTGGGCAGCTGTTCCAGCATAACATGTTCAATATGCACTTAGtgagcatgcattaattacaaatgcaTGAAATAGCACCACATGGCACAACCAGTACCAATGCAGTGCAGCATCGGGAATTCCAACCCATACCAATGCAGTGCAGCACCTGGAATTCCAACCCACAccaatgcacagtgcagcacCTGGAATTCCAAcccacacacagagctgcacctGGAATTCCAACCCACACCAATGCACAGTGCAGAACCTGGAATTCCAACCCACAccaatgcacagtgcagcacCTGGAATTCCAACCCGTACACAGAGCTGCACCTGGAATTCCAACCCACAccaatgcacagtgcagcacCTGGAATTCCAAcccacacacagagctgcacctGGAATTCCAACCCACACCAATGCACAGTGCAGAACCTGGAATTCACatgtgctaaacaaacaaaagcaagtcCTGTTCCTTTGAAGGGAAGTATTCTTTAAGTAAAACAGTTCACAATAGTTGATATCTTTGATATCATTAATACCTTcaacaagaacacacacacacacactgttgcacTGACACCTTcaacaagaacacacacacacactgctgcactgaCACCTTcaacaagaacacacacacactgctgcactgacacacacacacacacattgctgcaCTGACACCTTcaacaagaacacacacacacactgctgcactgaCACCTTcaacaagaacacacacacacacacactgctgcactgaCACCTTcaacaagaacacacacacacactgctgcactgaCACCTTcaacaagaacacacacacacactgctgcactgaCACCTTcaacaagaacacacacacacactgctgcactgaCACCTTcaacaagaacacacacacacactgctgcactgaCACCTTcaacaagaacacacacacatactgttgcACTGACACCTAGAATTCCAACCCATATCAATGCACAGTGCAGCACCTGGAATTCCAACCCATATCAATGCACAGTGCTCCTATAGACATTATTTGCACAGGTGCTTCTGTGGTGGAGTGCAAAGCAATAGCAAACCACGTTGTAATTTGCTTACAACCCTATTATGCAAACACCAACAAGCACTTAGTGTCAATGAATTCTACACTGCAGAATGAGGCTGGCAGAGTTAAGTAAACTAACAAGAATTCCACTCATACTTCACCATACCCAGGTGATAGGAGCagagaaaataaatcaacaaaacttAATATTCCAGCAATGGCGCgcagaataaaatataaatgaaaacaaaaaagtaatttggtctttctgaagtgtttttttttctggtggacACTGCCGTCATTTACACACACGTGTTACAGACAAATACCTCATGCAAATATTACATCCGTTATACTGGCTGTGGTGCACATATGGCACCAAGGGAAGATCCTGTATGTAAAGAGACAGGAAATCTAGCTTTGAGGTACTTCAGAGTGCATTATGTAAAGGGCCCCCACATCAGCTCTGTGTTAAAGTGTTCCAGAACCCCTGCAACGTTTACAAGAAACTCATCACTCCACCTGTCCTGTGATCTGGACAACTCCGGATACAGCAATTTATTTCAACGTGATCACtttgttcatgtttttattcACATCGAAAGGTAAATCTACTAAGGAAATACTTTTCACTTTTACTGCGGAATGCTCGCCAGGAGAAAGATcatttttcttctaaaatatCCCAGTGTATCCAGGTCACAATCCCTCCTCCAACAACGCTGGTGTCACTGAAGTGAGAGTCATAACAGAAAACCAGCCTTGTTGCAGGTGGGAGCATGACCTGGATACACCGCGATTCTcagatcattttttttctcttggcaAACGCGCCCGAGTAAACATTGAGAAATCTATTGCTGCCTGGTTGATTTATGCCCCAGATGTGCAATTCAAATTCAATATAtactaacaaaaatataaacgcaacatgcgacagtttc
Protein-coding sequences here:
- the LOC121309078 gene encoding inositol polyphosphate 1-phosphatase-like; amino-acid sequence: EFDSCCSRWQGQYHWGVSYQGLSTSSLARPAPSPHKELSVVLSSSETEKVKQALVPLCGRRMYHASGAGYKVLCVILGLVDAYVFSEDTTFKWDSCGPHAILRSLGGGVADLASCLSHPHGGLPELKYHQPRHGVQGAERWANHGGLVAFLSEKHLKEILSALSGSVLQ
- the LOC121309077 gene encoding uncharacterized protein LOC121309077 isoform X1, giving the protein MELRFQDGVVVSARVSFRIRVASDGVVVSGGVQFQMELWFQEACSFRWSCGFRRRAVSDGVVVSDGVVVSGGVQFQMELWFQTELWFQMELWFQEACSFRWSCGFRRCAVSDGVVVSGGVQFQMELWFQMELWFQEACSFRWSCGFRRCAVSDGVVVSGGVQFQMELWFQMELWFQEELWFHGVVVSDGVVVSGGVQFQMELWFQMELWFQEVCSFRWSCGFRRRAVSDGVVVSDGVVVSGGVQFQMELWFKEVCSFRWSCGFRWSCGFRRRVVSGGVVVSDGVVVSGGVWFQMELWFQMMCGSNPLTHKLDFITLINSTHSKVLHS
- the LOC121309077 gene encoding uncharacterized protein LOC121309077 isoform X3, encoding MELRFQDGVVVSARVSFRIRVASDGVVVSGGVQFQMELWFQEACSFRWSCGFRRRAVSDGVVVSDGVVVSGGVQFQMELWFQTELWFQMELWFQEACSFRWSCGFRRRAVSDGVVVSDGVVVSGGVQFQMELWFQEVCSFRWSCGFRRRAVSDGVVVSDGVVVSGGVVVSWSCGFRWSCGFRRRAVSDGVVVSDGVVVSGGVQFQMELWFQEACSFRWSCGFRRCAVSDGVVVSGGVQFQMELWFKEVCSFRWSCGFRWSCGFRRRVVSGGVVVSDGVVVSGGVWFQMELWFQMMCGSNPLTHKLDFITLINSTHSKVLHS
- the LOC121309077 gene encoding uncharacterized protein LOC121309077 isoform X7 → MELRFQDGVVVSARVSFRIRVASDGVVVSGGVQFQMELWFQEACSFRWSCGFRRRAVSDGVVVSDGVVVSGGVQFQMELWFQTELWFQMELWFQEACSFRWSCGFRRCAVSDGVVVSGGVQFQMELWFQMELWFQEACSFRWSCGFRRCAVSDGVVVSGGVQFQMELWFQMELWFQEELWFHGVVVSDGVVVSGGVQFQMELWFQMELWFQEVCSFRWSCGFRRRAVSDGVVVSGGVQFQMELWFQEVCSFRWSCGLRRCAVSDGVVVSDGVVVSGGVWFQVELWFQMELWFQEACGFRWSCGFR
- the LOC121309077 gene encoding uncharacterized protein LOC121309077 isoform X6 gives rise to the protein MELRFQDGVVVSARVSFRIRVASDGVVVSGGVQFQMELWFQEACSFRWSCGFRRRAVSDGVVVSDGVVVSGGVQFQMELWFQTELWFQMELWFQEACSFRWSCGFRRCAVSDGVVVSGGVQFQMELWFQMELWFQEACSFRWSCGFRRCAVSDGVVVSGGVQFQMELWFQMELWFQEELWFHGVVVSDGVVVSGGVQFQMELWFQMELWFQEVCSFRWSCGFRRRAVSDGVVVSGGVQFQMELWFQEVCSFRWSCGLRRCAVSDGVVVSDGVVVSGGVWFQMELWFQMMCGSNPLTHKLDFITLINSTHSKVLHS
- the LOC121309077 gene encoding uncharacterized protein LOC121309077 isoform X4, whose product is MELRFQDGVVVSARVSFRIRVASDGVVVSGGVQFQMELWFQEACSFRWSCGFRRRAVSDGVVVSDGVVVSGGVQFQMELWFQTELWFQMELWFQEACSFRWSCGFRRCAVSDGVVVSGGVQFQMELWFQMELWFQEVCSFRWSCGFRRRAVSDGVVVSDGVVVSGGVVVSWSCGFRWSCGFRRRAVSDGVVVSDGVVVSGGVQFQMELWFQEACSFRWSCGFRRCAVSDGVVVSGGVQFQMELWFKEVCSFRWSCGFRWSCGFRRRVVSGGVVVSDGVVVSGGVWFQMELWFQMMCGSNPLTHKLDFITLINSTHSKVLHS
- the LOC121309077 gene encoding uncharacterized protein LOC121309077 isoform X5 → MELRFQDGVVVSARVSFRIRVASDGVVVSGGVQFQMELWFQEACSFRWSCGFRRRAVSDGVVVSDGVVVSGGVQFQMELWFQTELWFQMELWFQEACSFRWSCGFRRCAVSDGVVVSGGVQFQMELWFQMELWFQEACSFRWSCGFRRRAVSDGVVVSDGVVVSGGVVVSWSCGFRWSCGFRRRAVSDGVVVSDGVVVSGGVQFQMELWFQEACSFRWSCGFRRCAVSDGVVVSGGVQFQMELWFKEVCSFRWSCGFRWSCGFRRRVVSGGVVVSDGVVVSGGVWFQMELWFQMMCGSNPLTHKLDFITLINSTHSKVLHS
- the LOC121309077 gene encoding uncharacterized protein LOC121309077 isoform X2, with product MELRFQDGVVVSARVSFRIRVASDGVVVSGGVQFQMELWFQEACSFRWSCGFRRRAVSDGVVVSDGVVVSGGVQFQMELWFQTELWFQMELWFQEACSFRWSCGFRRCAVSDGVVVSGGVQFQMELWFQMELWFQEACSFRWSCGFRRCAVSDGVVVSGGVQFQMELWFQMELWFQEELWFHGVVVSDGVVVSGGVQFQMELWFQMELWFQEVCSFRWSCGFRRRAVSDGVVVSGGVQFQMELWFKEVCSFRWSCGFRWSCGFRRRVVSGGVVVSDGVVVSGGVWFQMELWFQMMCGSNPLTHKLDFITLINSTHSKVLHS